In Pseudomonas sp. MTM4, one genomic interval encodes:
- the rfbC gene encoding dTDP-4-dehydrorhamnose 3,5-epimerase, which translates to MKIIETDIPDVLIIEPKVFGDERGFFYESFNAAAFEAATGLKRTFVQDNHSKSQRGVLRGLHYQIQQPQGKLVRVVAGEVFDVAVDLRRSSPSFGRWVGTHLSAQNQRQLWIPEGFAHGFVVLSESAEFLYKTTDYYAPAHERSLLWNDPQIGIDWPFSEPPQLSQKDIDGKVLSEAELFA; encoded by the coding sequence ACCGACATTCCCGACGTGCTGATCATCGAGCCCAAGGTCTTCGGTGATGAACGCGGGTTCTTCTACGAGAGCTTCAACGCCGCGGCATTCGAAGCCGCGACGGGACTCAAGCGCACCTTCGTCCAGGACAACCATTCCAAGTCCCAGCGCGGCGTGCTGCGTGGCCTGCACTATCAAATCCAGCAGCCCCAGGGGAAGCTGGTGCGGGTCGTGGCCGGCGAAGTGTTCGACGTGGCGGTGGACCTGCGGCGCAGCTCGCCCAGTTTCGGCCGCTGGGTCGGTACCCACCTGAGCGCACAGAATCAGCGTCAGCTGTGGATTCCGGAGGGCTTCGCGCACGGCTTCGTGGTGCTCAGCGAGAGCGCCGAATTCCTCTACAAGACCACCGACTACTACGCGCCGGCCCATGAGCGCTCGTTGCTCTGGAACGATCCGCAGATCGGCATCGACTGGCCATTCAGCGAGCCGCCTCAGCTGTCACAGAAGGATATTGACGGCAAAGTACTCAGCGAGGCGGAGCTG